aatattgtaacaaattcaataaagatttaaaaaattgtccacataaaaatctaaaaaacaaaagacagtgaATTTATGACTCATTGtgaatttaattttcacaattctCCTAGGGCTATTCGATTTTAAgcgttttcattttatttacctgTATAATCAACTTCTCTCTTTCTATAAACTTCTACCCCTCTCCACAGCTGTTAAACATATTCAAATCTCCTTtctctttaaacaaacaaacaaatctttcTTTGTCAATCCATTGCTTTCTATCTACCACATTCCTGGATTCTTGGGCAAGCTTCTCAAAAGAATAGTCTCTACTAAATGTTTTCACTTCACCTCTGATTCAGTTCTTAATCTTCTGCAATCTGGCTTCTACTTCCAGTGCTCTGCCAAACCTTTCACCTTTGGATAATTGTTAAACTGAGTGGACATCTTCCAGGTCTTATTTGACCATTCTATTGTATTAAACACTGTTAACCACCTACTTGTtccttttggaaacattttttatttctctcccttcAGATCACTAGTGTCTCCTGGTTCTCTTTCTAGCTCTCGGACAACTCCTTTCTAGGTTTCCTTCACAAACTTCTCTTCCTGTgcctgtcttttaattttttcccaactataaagttttatttttctgatgaaaaaagatacatatttattgttaaagggcttccctggtggctcagttggtaaagaatccacctacaatgcgggagacctgagttcgatccctgggttgggaaattccatggactatccatggggtcacaaagagtcggacacgactgagtgactttcactttcacttcacctatTGTTAAAAATTAGATCCTTTAGAAAATTATAACTAAAAACATAAAAGTGAAACTCTACCACCACACAGAGGTAACTACCACTAACATTTTGATTTATAACCTTCtggtctttaaaaattattatatataccaTATACAGTAATACATGGCATTTTAATGGATagtatcactgatgcaatggacatgaacttgagcagaaTTCCAGTTATGGTGAgcgacatggaggcctggcgtgctgcagtccatggggtcacaaagagtcagacacaactgggcaactgaacaacaacatacagtAATACAAGTGGTATCATATTACAGTATCTTTTTTCACAAATAAGGTCTTTTATTTGTCACCATTAAAAGTCTGCATTTTAAACAGATTCTTGGACTGATGGCTCATATCCATCAGCTCGTTCAACTTCAGCACCTGTCTCATCCCCAATAGCTTTTCCAGAACTACTACCTTCACCATGTTGCTCCATGAGTTTTCCCAATTCAAACTTgggcttcttcagcatttttacttttctaacaaAGACTTCATGAAGCAGATAAATAGATTGGCAAgacttttctctgtctcttccaaTGCTGTCTGGaatcaatttatttttcaagtaattTGTCTGCACCTCTTGGGTCACAATTTCCTTCATCTTCTTCCAAACTTGGCGGATCTACTGGTGCTGGGCATAAGAAGTCTTACAAATTTGATTGTTGCATTTTTAGTAAAACCCACACAGAAGAGATGAAGCAAATAATCATCAGTAGTCTTGACATCAATGTTAGCTTCAATCATGGTACTTTCTTTTTGGCTTCCTTTTTGCTGCCTTTCATAAGGTGCTTGTTCTTGCCAATGATCATGATCAAggatattttttttaaccagcttTCCCCCACTTTTTTGTGGGCATTACCCCATATCAATGAATAtaagaacattatttttttttctttaaacacagACTTTAATGGTAACAATTCTTTAAGCTCAGTTAACCTTAGCTATTACAAGTGTTATGCTGATGTTACTATTAGACAATATTTAGTGACTTGCACTGGGTTCCTCATAAAATAGAGACAAATTCACTTAAAACTATAAGCAACAATCATTTAACAGTTTTGTTACGCCAACACAAAACATGGcagaacattattttaaatggatacATAGGAGAACCCTGAATTTGGCCATTTACACAAGACAGTGAGTTTTATTATTGAGGTGAAAATTTTGAGCCAAAAGTTTTGATAAATGACATCAATTGTTTTGGCCATGCCccaaggcttgcaggatcttagtttcctgactagggattgaacttgggccctggcagtgaaagagccaagtcttaaccactggactacaagggaattcccattaaaatttttttttaatacaaaaggacttaaacataaatgaaatgaaaatgaaaaacaactctCACTGCTGTCCTTGACTCCTGTTTTCCAGTTCTGTTTTCCAGAGACAAGCAGTATTACAAGTTTCTTGAggtcaaaggctttttttttttttaatatatactgcCAGTTAGCCTCCCAGAAAGATTGTATGGATTTACACTCTCATCAACATTGCATGCCTtcaccaatttaaaaatattctgtcctTGCCtcttcacatttttctttctacACTATATGATGATAGTTCCCAAATCTCTAGCCCTAATCACATCCTTGAGCTCCAGGCCAGTATTTCCAGCCACTTCCTGAACATTTGGAGGTCCTATAGATACCCCAGATTCATCTAAATTGAACTCACTGTCTTCCCTCCCAAGCTCACTCTTCTTTCTGTAATGCCAGTTTTGATTGGTGGTACCAgcaatctgggcttccctggtggctcagacagtaaagaacttacctgtaatgcaggagacctgggttcgatccctgggtcgggaagatctcctggagaagggaatggcaactcactccagtattcttgcctggagaatcccatggacagaggagcctggtgggctatagtccatatggtcacaaagagtcggacacgactgactgagttactaacactttcacattcactgAATAGCAAGAAATGAGCAATCACTGGATAAACTTAAAAAGTACACAAGGCTTGTgtttgggatcacaaagagtcggacgtggctgggcaactttcacttcactttacttcactttcaccagcAATCTACCTAGTCACCTATCTCAGAAACCTAGgagtcattttattatttttttctctccctcaaatagtaataatagctaaTAGTTACTGAACATTTACTGTTtgcacatattttatttcatttaattctcaccaaAGTCCAAGAGGTAGTTTTTTTAGtcttatttccatttcacagaggaggaaaactTGTTGGATAACATGTCAAGGCTATATAGCTAGGAAGCAATGATCTAAACCCAGGGAGCCTAAGTCCATAGCTCACACATTTAGGCCCTACAACCACCATATCTAATCAGATACAACTCCTATCTATTTTATTTCCTCAGTCTTagccttctgtcttcccctttctccactcCCACCGCCACCACCTGATTCCAAGTACTATTGCAGATACTCATAATTGGTCACATTCAACTCCGATACATCTTCTTCCACATTGCCTGCAAAATAATCCttctaaaacacaaatctgattgtgtcttttttttctttctgttgaagATCCTTCAGTGGTTTCTTATTGCCTACATCATAAAGCCAAAGATCCTTTGCTTAATATAGAAGAATCATCCTCAACTGACCATCCCCAGCCAGGCTACCTCTTTAAACACTTCCATAACACAACCTGAACTGGTGATAACTGTCTAAAAATATTGTGCTGCTTCTTATCTGGATGACTTTGCATATGCTATTCCTTCTGCATGAAATCACCTTTCCCCATTTCCATTCCTGTTGTCTTTTCATGTCTGTCAAATTCAgatgtttcctcctccaggaagccttccttaatTCCTCCAGTTACTCATGTCCTacatgctgctgtgaacattcacttATTTCCTATTTGTcacattatttttagttttatttactcATCTCCTTTTCTATAATGttaactccttgagggcagggactctCTTATTGAACTCTAGGTCTCTAGCGTTTAGCATAAGTAGATCTCCCAGGTTGCctggtggtaaggaatccgcctgccaaaacaggagatgccagttcgatccctggctcaggaagatcccctggagtaggaaatggcaacctgctccagtattcttgtctggaaaattccatggacagaggagcctggttggctacagtctatggggtcacaaagagtaggacatgactgagcgactgagcacccaTGCACTGACACATAAGCAGTTGCTTAGTAGATATCagttaaattgaattaaaaagcTTAACTGTGAAATTATAGGGCCATGTACTCTTTTGAAAGAATTTCAGGCATCAAtgatatgggatttttttttttaagtagaagagggctagagaaaggaggagaaagaatgaCCTAAAACTAACACCTTTACTGTGGGCACTACCCTCTTCAGGTGGGTCATGTGCAAATTAGTCAtataagtattaatatttctttagatATTCTCATGTAGACATATAGTCTATCTCCATAACGGGCTGTAAGCAACCTCAGAGCAGTGCCAAGTATGGAATTTTGCAGATTCGAGATAGaagattttgaaataaatactCTCAGTTTGCTGAGAAATGTAATATCTGAGTATACCTGAAATTAGCTTTTATGTGGCAACAAGTGGAGGATGAAGATATGTCCACATTTTCCTGAAAACTGAGGATGAGAAATCATCTTTCTTTACCTCATTTTTGTTGCTTTCCTGGCATCATAAGTAGCGCTCACTGAGTGCTCAActgcatgtgaaatgaattgaaACTATCAGTGGCACAAGTGGCCAGGCTGCGTTCTACGTTTTTACTATTGTTGGAACCCCACCCTCGGGAGACCACCCTTCTATTTTCGCGCAAAACCAGGACTTATTCAGGTCCCGGGGCCTCGGCCTATCACTGTAGGATCCCAGCTTGCGGGGCAGTGCTCACTGCTGATGGATGcataatataaaaacaatttcTTGGGTCGAGGAGCAGCAATTGGCGGATCTCCCCTGTAGTGCTTCCTAGGGTACTGGGGGGAATACATGTTGGAGATGCAGGTTCCGGGGCAGCACACATCCGCCCGGAAGTCTGAATGATGCCTTCTTCGTACAGGAGTGCAGGCCGTCAGTGTAGCCGCTATTCAGGGTTCCGGGCCCTTGGCCGTGGCGGCgtgcgcgtgcgtgcgtgcgtgcgtgcgtgcgtgcgtgcgtgggcgCGCGTGCGCGGCGCCGCCGTCTGTGGGTTGGCTGGTTATTTTGCAAGCGGGAGGGGCCGTGCGCGCTCTCTGTCTTTGGTCTCTGTCCCCCTACCCCCCCTTTCCCCGGTCTGGGTCTCTCCTTCGGAAAGATGTCGGACACGGCAGTAGCTGACACTCGGCGCCTTAACTCGAAGCCGCAGGACCTGACCGACGCTTACGGGCCTCCGAGTAACTTCCTGGAGATCGACATCTTTAATCCACAGACGGTGGGCGTGGGCCGCGCGCGCTTCACCACCTATGAGGTTCGCATGCGGGTGAGTCACGGGGTGAGGGAGACAGCTGAGGGAGGACCGGGCGGCTGGGCGGgaagggcgggggcggggagggggaaaAACTGCCATAGGGAAGGCTAACGGTGGAGGAAACACTTGAGGGGTTATTTGGGGGTTAGGGGCTTAGTAGGTTTGCTGAGAGGTCTGCACACAAGGTTGTGGCCTGAGGATGCAGAAAACTCCTGAGGGGGCACTCCTGGCCTGATGACCAGCCTGAGGGAAAACAGGTACCCAGGAGCAAGAAGGAAGCAAGGCTGGAGACGGTGGGGGTGGAGAGGATTAGAGTGAGGAATTCCAGGAAGTAGGAATCAGCTGTAGCaacagaaggagggaaggaagagtggAAGAGGGCTGGGGGATGGAAAGCCAGAGCAATATGCTGCGGGGTCCCAAAACGAGGTTGTGGGAAGTCAGTCTGAGGAAGGGGATCAGGAAGGCCCAACTTCTTCCTAATGAGGTCTCCGTGGATGATCAGttctgctcagtcgtgtacgactctttgcgaccccatggactgcagcacatcaggcttccctgtccatcaccaactcccggagcttgctcaaactcacgtcgagtccgtgatgccatccaacaatctcatcctctgtcgtggaTGATGGGGTTGAGCAAAGCCTGGGTTAAAGGGAAGAGAGACTACAGGAAAGGGAGACAGTGGACTTGGTGGAGCAGATATAAGAACGGGAGGCTCCTTGAGTGCTTCCCAGACTTGTGTAGAATTAACATCTGAAAGAGAGAAGTGTTCAGTGCTTGTTTTCTCAGGTACTACATGCTCACTGGAAAACCTGACCTTGCAACTCGGATTCGTGGATTGTTAGTCGCTGCCCTCATCTTGTGCTGACCCTTTAGATCTGAAGTATCCAGAATGTTTATTTCAGTATTTACTGGCTCTCATTTGGGTTTTCTGTATATGAATGGCCATTTACTCTTTCTGCCCTAAATTAACCTTTTGGATTCATTATATTAGTCCTTGGTCTGTAGTTAActttaatatatgacatttaagTGCTGCTCTAGGAGTGGCTTCTTCCAGTGTGCACTACAGAGGACTTTATTCTCTAGTTCTTAGTCCACCATGCAAGGATGGAATGTGCAGAGTACATGGTTTGCAGGTTCTTTGCCCCCACTGAAGTGGTTACAGGCAAAAAGGTTGAGAGCCATTTcctaattttccttattttttttctcagactAGAGGGCCAGAATATTCTCTATGGACAGCATGCTGCTCAAACAGCATTTGAAGACCCAAAAGAGTgtatgtgcttttatttttgaatggATGAATTGAATGAGAGAGTATGCTGTCCCAACTCAACTTTGAAATCTAACTGAGAAGTGGTCTCCAAATTCCAAGTTTGGCAAAGtccaaactgaagaaagaaacacgaatagcagaaaatgagaaaaactcaTCTATATAAGAATTATATGAAATCATctctttggggaagaatggatgttAGATCCCTCAAAATATGATAAAAGCTGGGAACTGTTAATGGTACCTAAAGAGGCCTGGGCATAACTTGTTCAGTGTAAGAACTCTTCTGCTGTGGGGTTTTGGAGACGTTGTCTTGATGTATTACCCAAGAGCTGTAGGGattatgaatggaattgtttgcTACGCTACTTCTAATAACAAGAGCTGTTCATCTAGTGCCTGTCGTGTGTCAGGCACTGAACTAGGATTTAATTTCTAAATCCTTACAAAaacaccattttacagataggaaactAAGGAGGAATGCAATATAAGTAATTTACCCAGGTACACATAGCTAATAAGTGGCAGtgttgggatttgaacccagatctgtctGACTCCGAAGCCCATCATACTCTTTCCACTACATTGTAGTGTCTTTGGCAGTGCTTAGTTGCAAAACTTTAGTGTGCAAGGATTTTTTTACCCACTAAGCTTTTCATCAGGCCTTTGCACAATTACTAATTGTATGGTAATGATAGGACTGATGGCAGTTCCTAATTCTGTGGGTTTGagttaatttgtatttttgttaatttgtatGGCTATATagacttttaatattttgttgagctCTGAGGGGAAATTGATGAAATCATTTGGTTTTAAATTGCTAATTTAAGTGACTGATCATGGTAGGTATTATAGGGAGtatgaggctcagagaatggGCTTTGGGAGTTGGGCATTGTGTATGGTAGAAGCAGATGGCACtgacttttttcatttgtataataATAGCTCAGGGAAGGAATATCTATCCCCCTCACCCCCATAAGAAATGAGTCTGAAGAGTTGTTCTGGTGACTTCACATGATATGTATGGGACTTTGCAAATGTCAGTTATCCTTTGGACTTGaactttgcttctttctttcctttcccttgaTTTTGTTTTGATCAGAGCCAAAGGACGACTGTGTATCCTGTACTACACAATCCTGTCTCTCTCATACAGTTTGTAGGTTGGAGCTGAGAGAGTATCCTAGTACATAGTAGCCCCTTCCTTAGTTGGCTAGGTGCTGAGATGAAAGGTCATTATTGTCACCATGAGGTAGGGAAGAATATTTTTGTAAGTCAAAGGAGGAAGTCCACAAAATGACGGTGGTTTTACTGTGTCTTGGAAGAATCTACTCAGCACTTTTTTCCTTACGTCTTTCTGTTGGCCTACTAGTTAAGGTTCTACTGTTTGGGATCACAGTATTTGTAATGAGCTCTGGTGGAAACCTAGAATCTCAAGATACTGAATGGCTTTTTTTCTTGAATGATTATTTTTactcccagctttattgagatataattgacagatagcgttgtgtgttgttgttgttcagttgctcagtcatgtctgactctctgtgaccccatggactacagcatgccaggctttcctgtccttcaccatctcctggagcttgctcaaattctgtccattgagtcagtgataacatTGTGTAGGTTTAAAGTAtagaatgtgatgatttgatacatatatatatttgtgtacagGATTCTGAGAATGTTCTTTATAATGGCTTGTTTTGAATAGTTAATACATGCACATGGTACAAAATCGAAAGGTACGAAAatgatatactatatatactgaaaaaaatctgtgtaccCATGTGGACCCATGTGATTTAAAacta
The nucleotide sequence above comes from Capricornis sumatraensis isolate serow.1 chromosome X, serow.2, whole genome shotgun sequence. Encoded proteins:
- the SNX12 gene encoding sorting nexin-12 isoform X5; the protein is MSDTAVADTRRLNSKPQDLTDAYGPPSNFLEIDIFNPQTVGVGRARFTTYEVRMRTNLPIFKLKESCVRRRYSDFEWLKNELERDSKNCWAPTGSERTLPTHVPAGGGN